In Kwoniella newhampshirensis strain CBS 13917 chromosome 4, whole genome shotgun sequence, one DNA window encodes the following:
- a CDS encoding potassium/sodium efflux P-type ATPase, fungal-type yields MLDNAWTYTPSDALAYYGTDGDIGLSEEQVKKNRELYGENTLPESPPTSLLKLILAQFQDQLVLILLGSAVVSFILAIFEDSAEPGGSWMTAFVEPLVILLILIANATVGVVQETNAEKAIDALREYSPDEALVFRSGRLSRIPASQLVPGDIVSVHVGDRIPADCRILSFSSSSFRVDQAMLTGESMSVGKSEHAVKDQSAVKQDMTNMLFSGTTVVNGACRAVVVLTGSRTAIGAIHSSISKDDDEEEKTPLKRKLDDFGDQLAKVISVICILVWLVNIRHFNDPSHHGWLKGAIYYLKIAVALAVAAIPEGLAAVITACLALGTKKMAKRGAIVRNLPSVETLGCTNVICSDKTGTLTTNQMSVARFLTCEESGFAEYKVGGTTFAPVGSITTLDDRHAEKSQVRTAPVNKLVEICAVCNDAKIAYHADTDSYTNVGEPTEAALKVLVEKLASSSDSFNASLSSLEPQFRATAVNDHYDAHVKRVLTFEFTRDRKSMSVLAQSSSGTSLLVKGAPETVIERCTRVILPSGVQTLTPAIRAQLADKQLEYGHKGLRTLALAYVDESDGDVSHYKSERSEDYVKFEQEMTFVGLVGMLDPPRPEVKDAIAKCKSAGIRTIVITGDNKNTAETICREIGVFDKDEDLTGKSYTGRELDALSHEEKVEAVQRASLFSRTEPTHKSQLVDLLQGLGLVVAMTGDGVNDAPALKKADIGIAMGSGTDVAKLAADMVLANDNFATIEKAVEEGRAIYNNTKQFIRYLISSNIGEVVSIFLTVLLGMPEALIPVQLLWVNLITDGLPATALGFNPPDHQIMKTPPRSGKEPLVGGWLFFRYMVIGTYVGCATVFGYAWWFMFYSGGPQISFHELTNFHQCSSAFPSLDCSIFTGLPAQRATTVSLSILVVIEMFNACNSLSENESLFVLPIWTNPYLVASIALSMALHFMILYVPFFRALFRITSLNLEEWIAVLFISVPVIVIDEVLKFVSMRMAKGDDERVKIIKGKGKTE; encoded by the exons ATGTTGGACAACGCGTGGACATATACGCCATCTGACGCCTTGGCGTACTACGGTACGGACGGCGATATCGGTCTGTCAGAAGAAcaagtgaagaagaaccgAGAGCTGTATGGGGAGAACA CCCTTCCGGAGTCTCCCCCAACAAGCTTGCTCAAGCTCATTCTTGCTCAATTCCAAGATCAACTCGTCCTGATCTTGCTCGGATCAGCAGTCGTCTCTTTCATCCTTGCAATCTTCGAGGATTCAGCAGAACCTGGTGGATCATGGATGACTGCTTTCGTGGAGCCTTtggtcatcctcctcatcttgatcgCGAACGCTACCGTTGGTGTAGTTCAGGAGACAAATGCGGAGAAGGCTATCGAC GCTCTGCGAGAATACTCCCCTGACGAAGCTCTTGTGTTCCGTTCTGGTCGACTTTCTCGTATCCCCGCGTCTCAACTCGTGCCCGGTGACATCGTTTCCGTCCACGTTGGAGACCGAATTCCTGCAGACTGTCGTATCCtgtccttctcatcctcttccttccgaGTCGACCAAGCGATGCTGACCGGAGAATCCATGTCCGTCGGAAAATCAGAACATGCCGTCAAGGACCAGTCTGCCGTCAAACAGGATATGACCAACATGTTGTTCTCCGGTACCACCGTCGTCAACGGTGCCTGTCGAGCCGTTGTGGTCCTCACGGGAAGCCGCACTGCCATTGGAGCTATTCATTCCAGTATCTcaaaggacgatgacgaggaggagaaaacACCCTTGAAGAGAAAACTGGACGATTTCGGAGATCAACTTGCCAAGGTCATCTCAGTGATCTGTATCCTCGTTTGGCTCGTCAACATCCGACATTTCAACGACCCTAGTCATCATGGCTGGCTCAAAGGCGCTATCTACTATCTCAAGATCGCGGTGGCTCTTGCCGTTGCGGCCATCCCCGAAGGTTTGGCAGCAGTCATCACCGCTTGTCTGGCTTTGGGAACCAAGAAGATGGCAAAGAGGGGTGCCATCGTGAGAAATTTGCCCAGTGTGGAGACTCTTGGTTGTACCAATGTAATCTGTTCTGATAAGACAG GTACTTTGACCACGAACCAAATGAGCGTCGCTCGATTCCTTACCTGCGAGGAGTCCGGATTCGCAGAGTACAAGGTCGGGGGTACTACCTTCGCCCCTGTTGGCAGCATTACCACTCTTGATGACAGGCACGCGGAGAAGTCACAAGTCAGGACTGCGCCCGTGAACAAGCTCGTCGAAATTTGTGCTGTTTGCAATGATGCCAAGATCGCTTATCACGCT GACACCGATTCGTACACCAATGTCGGCGAGCCGACGGAAGCCGCTCTCAAGGTACTCGTTGAGAAGCTCGCATCCAGCTCAGACTCTTTCAATGCCTCCCTTAGCTCTCTTGAGCCCCAATTCCGAGCGACAGCTGTCAACGACCACTACGATGCTCACGTCAAGCGAGTCCTTACGTTCGAGTTCACTCGTGACCGCAAGTCCATGTCCGTCCTTGCGCAGTCTTCGTCCGGTACCTCGCTGCTCGTCAAGGGTGCTCCCGAAACCGTCATTGAAAGATGTACTCGTGTAATTCTTCCCTCTGGCGTTCAGACCCTCACACCTGCTATCCGAGCTCAGCTTGCCGACAAGCAGCTCGAATATGGTCACAAAGGTCTTAGaactctcgctctcgcctATGTTGACGAATCAGATGGTGACGTGTCGCACTACAAGTCGGAACGATCGGAGGACTATGTCAAGTTCGAACAGGAGATGACTTTCGTCGGCTTGGTTGGCATGCTCGaccctcctcgacctgaGGTCAAAGACGCGATCGCCAAGTGCAAGAGCGCTGGTATCAGgaccatcgtcatcaccggAGATAACAAGAACACTGCTGAGACTATCTGTCGAGAGATTGGTGTCTTCgacaaggacgaagatCTCACCGGAAAGAGTTACACTGGTAGAGAGCTCGATGCGCTCAGTCACGAAGAGAAAGTCGAGGCAGTTCAGCGGGCCAGCCTGTTCTCACGAACTGAGCCTACGCACAAATCTCAATTGGTCGATCTGCTTCAAGGTCTTGGCTTAGTTGTTGCGATGACCGGAGATGGTGTGAACGATGCTCCCGCGCTCAAGAAGGCTGACATCGGTATCGCAATGGGCTCTGGAACGGACGTCGCCAAGCTTGCCGCGGACATGGTCCTCGCCAACGACAACTTCGCTACCATCGAGAAAGCTGTCGAGGAAGGTCGAGCGATCTATAACAACACGAAACAGTTTATTAGGTActtgatctcgtccaacATCGGAGAGGTCGTCTCTATTTTCCTGACAGTCTTGTTGGGCATGCCCGAAGCCTTGATTCCTGTCCAATTGCTTTGGGTCAACTTGATTACCGACGGTCTACCTGCCACAGCTCTAGGATTCAACCCTCCTGACCATCAGATCATGAAGACTCCGCCTAGGTCAGGCAAAGAGCCTTTAGTTGGCGGATGGTTGTTCTTCAGATACATGGTGATAGGAACTTATGTTGGGTGTGCGACTGTCTTTGGCTATGCCTGGTGGTTCATGTTCTACTCTGGTGGCCCTCAGATCTCCTTCCACGAGCTT ACCAACTTCCACCAATGTTCATCTgccttcccttctctcgactGTTCAATTTTCACCGGACTCCCCGCCCAACGCGCCACTACGGTCTCATTATCGATCCTTGTCGTTATTGAGATGTTTAACGCCTGTAATTCTTTATCAGAGAACGAATCACTCTTTGTCCTTCCGATCTGGACGAACCCATACCTTGTGGCCAGTATCGCTTTGAGCATGGCCCTCCATTTCATGATCCTTTACGTACCGTTCTTCCGAGCATTGTTCCGAATCACGAGTCTGAACCTGGAAGAGTGGATAGCCGTGTTATTCATCTCAGTACCTGTCATCGTCATTGATGAAGTCCTAAAGTTCGtctcgatgaggatggcgaAGGGGGACGATGAGAGAGTGAAGATTATCAAGGGAAAAGGCAAGACGGagtga
- a CDS encoding methylthioribulose-1-phosphate dehydratase translates to MSAKLTHEEAEALVRSDDPEHPANLICELCRDFYKLGWVTGTGGGISIRHGYFSEHVYLAPSGVQKERIKPEHIFVLPFAQSSVPKPGSQRDFVRIPSKKGLKESACTPLFWNAFTMREAGACIHTHSQHAVLLTLLLPRDAASFRMSHQEMIKGVRTGGVGKTLRFFDTLEVPIIENTADEEDLTEGMAAAMEKYPDAPAILVRRHGVYVWGNTWEQAKTQGECLDYLFEMACKMLQAKLPLVGDE, encoded by the exons ATGTCGGCGAAACTCACTCATGAAGAGGCAGAGGCTCTCGTACGAAGCGATGACCCAGAGCAT CCCGCTAATTTGATTTGCGAGTTATGTCGTGATTTCTACA AGCTCGGATGGGTCACCGGTACAGGAGGTG GTATCAGCATCCGTCATGG ATACTTCAGCGAACATGTCTACCTCGCTCCCTCAGGCGTTCAGAAGGAACGAATCAAGCCTGAACATATCTTTGTACTTCCCTTTGCTCAATCATCAGTTCCGAAGCCAGGTTCTCAGCGAGACTTCGTCAGAATACCCAGCAAGAAG GGATTGAAAGAGTCTGCCTGTACTCCTCTGTTCTGGAATGCTTTCACCATGCGAGAAGCGGGAGCGTGTATCCATACCCATTCTCAACatgctg TCCTTTTGACATTGTTGCTCCCCCGTGATGCCGCCAGCTTCAGGATGTCACATcaagagatgatcaagGGCGTACGAACAGGCGGTGTGGGCAAGACACTTCGTTTCTTCGACACCCTCGAAGTCCCCATCATCGAGAATACCgcagacgaggaggatctaACCGAAGGGATGGCGGCC GCAATGGAGAAGTACCCGGACGCTCCAGCCATCCTAGTCAGGAGACACGGTGTATATGTATGGG GCAACACTTGGGAGCAGGCGAAGACACAAGGAGAATGCTTGGACTACCTCTTTGAGATGGCCTGTAAGATGTTGCAGGCCAAGCTGCCTCTGGTCGGCGACGAGTAA